Genomic DNA from Taurinivorans muris:
CGCCATGCCTGCAAAACGGCAATAAAAGCCAATACGCCTTTAGACAGGGCTTCCGCCGTGAAACTTGTTTTGCAGTGGCTTGCGACCGATGAACCGGATAATTGCCCTCACGGGCGTCCCAGTGTGCTCCATTTTGACAGTATGGACCTTGAAAAAATGTTTAAACGCAAGGCATGAGGGTTTTAGCGAAGAAAAAGCCGCTTCATGCCGTAAAATGTCGGGTATGGCATTTGCTTTTTGCCGCCAAAGATGATACGCTGTTTTTAATATCAATATCAATAATGATATTAATATTGAATTTTTGACGGAGAATGAACCATGTCAGAATTGGATACGCTTTTATCAAAGGCTGTGGCTGAAACAAAACAACTTGAACAAGGCGAAGTCTTTTATGTGCGGGATTTGTTCAAAGGCTACAAATGGAACAGAATACCCAGAAAAACCCGTATCATGCTCGGAACCCTTTTTTTGAATTATGTTAAATCAAACAGCTGCGGAATAAAACCTGATGAAAATTCCACGGCGGGACAGCAGCGTTATATTGTGGGATAATTTTTTTGTTCTGATTTTTTTTATGTGAAATTCGGCAGAACGCAAAAAACTATTCCCGCAGGATGTCCGTTTCATTGATTTGTCCTGACACGGAAACGATACGTTTATGGCAAAGCATAGCACAAAATTGATGTTATTTTTTTCAGGGACAGCCGTTATTTTTTTATCAGGCCTTTGCTGTTGGTTCACCCGTACTTTTGGCAAAGTACATATCACGCAGATTTTATGGCATATCGAAAAAGCGGGTACGATAAAAGGCTTTGATGAAATTGTCATAATCGATTTAATAAAATGGCTGTGCATTTGTTCCGCCCTATGCGTATGCTGGTTTTCCGCCGTTTACGGGAGCGCTGTTTTTTCCCGTTTATGCGGAAGAAAAGCCGTAAACCGGACGTCAGCAAAGGCGGACGCTTTTTTATGGGCTTGTGTTTTGCTCGCAGGCCTGTTTTTGGGCTATGACACATTTAATACGTTTTCGTTGTACGATTTGGTGAAAATGAAAAGTATCCGCTATTCGGAAGAAAATGATTTCATTTTAAACAATTATCAGGTTCCGAAACGTGCGGATGTGGTTTTTGAAAAAAAGAATAATCTGGTCATTATCCTTATGGAGTCGTTCGGAACGAAGCTTTGTGTTTCGGAAAAGGAAAAAACGGCTTATATTCCGAAATTGCAGAGTTTGTATCCCAAGTATCAGCATCACGAAGCCTTGGTAAGCTGCCATGCGACAACGTATACCATAGGGGCGCTGACGGCATGGTTTTTTGGTGTTCCGTTAAAATTGCCGCTTGGAATAAAGAAGAATACGTATGGGGAAGACAGTTTTCTGCCCAATGCCCGAAGCGTTTTCGACATAATGGCGGAAAACGCTTACGCCTGTTATCTGTTCATGGGATCGACCGCGGAATTTGCAGGCACGGATTCTTTGTTCAGGCGCGGAAATTTCACTGTTTACGATAAAAACTATTATAGCCAATCAAATAAAATTGATGAAAACAATCGCTCTGTTTGGGGCGTGTATGATTTTTTTCTTTATGACGAACTCTATGAAAAATATTTGGAACTAAGAGAGAATGAAGAGCCGTTTGTGCTTTTTTTGCAGACAATAGATACGCATTTTCCGGGGTATTGCCCGAAAGATAAGGAAAAATACGGCGATATACGCGACAGTTGGGTTCAGGCTGACAGGCTTTTGTATGATTTCATGAAAAAAATGGAACGGTTTTTGGAAACGGACAATGTGAATATTCTGATTTTTGGCGATCATTTGCCCATGGGGGAATTTTCCGCCGTTAATGCCCGCGGCACGCTTTTTAATCTTTTTGCGGGCAGAGCCATGCCGGAAATTCCGAAAAGCAAATTGACGCAGCCGGTAAATCCCATGGATATTGCCCCGACCATTTTGCAGGCGGCAGGGGCGAAATGGAACAATGACCGGTTCGGCTTGGGCGTAAGCATTTTCAGCGAAGAAGAAAGTTTTTCGCAAAAAGAGGGCAAAGAAAATTTGGACGAAAAACTGCTCTATTATTCAAAATTCTATGACAGTTTTTTCTGAAAATCTGTTTACGCGGCGCACCGTACACGAGTACGCAGTTTGTTGAAATTGGCAGGGGTTGGAAACGTTTTTTCGGGAGCGGATAAGAAAACGGACCACCCCGTTGTTTTTTTGTTTTTCTCGATCCGGCTTTTATCCGGATTAAATATTTCAATCCTGCTGTTTGCTGTTTTCAGGAGGGGGCTTTAAAAAACGTGCGGCATCCGCATTCGTTGTTTTGCGCTTTGACGTTAATGTTTATTTACCGCAGGGCAGTTCTGTCCGCTAAGAAACAATAGACAATTTTTTTTGTTTAGCCGTTATCGTGCGGAAAATGGCGGTCAAGGGCTGAAACTCATTGTAAATGATGATGAAACCGCAAACAGCGTGAGACTGCAAATAAGAAGCCTTGTCTGCATTAAGCCCGTTCACCGGTATTGTCCGGTAAACGGGACTTTTTTGGTTTTTATTTTTGTTTTTCAATAATTCTGAAGCCGGTATCACTATCGATTTTTGCGGCTTCTTTTTTGAAGTTCTGAAGCCACTGTTCGCCGAAAAGAAGTTCGGAAAGCCATTCCGCGCTGTGCAGGACGGGGTGTTTGGCAAGTTCCGTGTAGCCGTCTTCCTTGATTTTGATAAGGGTGCGGCTGATACCGATTTTGCAGGACGGACAGCCCACAATGATGGGCACGTCTTCCATATAGTTCGGCAACAGGTTGATAAGGCGGTTTTTCTTCCTTTCACGCAGGGCATTGTAAATACCGGGGGAAGAATACGCGCCGGTGCCGGATTCTCCGCAGCAGCCCGGACTTAATGTCAGGTTTGAACCGCTTATTTTTTCAATGGCCCTGGCCGCCATGACGCCCCCTTTGACCGCTTTTATGCCGGACCATTCAGGGTGGCAGGACGCATGGTACAGCACGTCTTTTTTGGCGTCGACACAAAGGCTGTGTTCCTGTTCGCTGATAAGTTGGATGAAATCTTTTTGTATGAGCAAATTGCCCTGCGCGTCAGTGAGCCCGTACCGCTGCAAAGAGTCCCTGCAGGAACCGCATGCGGTGACAAGATGACGGACATGCAGTCCTCTCGCTTCCGCCGCACGGATGAGGTTGCTGAGGTATTCTTGGTTTTTGGCAAGATTTTCCCTGTAATTGCCGTCCGCTCCGGAAGAAAGGAGGGGATAGCCGCAGCAAAGGTGCTGTTCGGGCACAATAACGGGAATATTGGCTTGGGTGAGCAGGTTGAGGGTGGCAAGTCCGATTTTGCGGTAAAACAGCGAACCGCCGCAGCCAGGAAAATAAAGGACGGCTTCAATGCCGTTTTGGCTTTGCCGCAATGCTTCATAGCGTTCTTTCGGAACAAAATATCCGCCTTTTTCAAGCCCCAGTTCATTGTACATGCTGTGCAGGCCAAGGTTGGGTCCCTTTCCTGAGAAGAGCGGGCTTTCAAACCTGTCCCGCCACATTTTAGGCACGAAACCGAGCACGGTATTGCCCACTTTCTGCCCGACGGCTGCGGCTTTCGCCATGGTCGGGATACGGGATTGGGGATTGGCGGAAAGCCAGTTGAGCACGGAACTTTTAATCGGGTGTCCGCCCATGCCTTCTTCTTTTAAAAACGCGAGCATGGCGAGGGCGACTTTTGCGGATTCGATTTTTACGGGACACACGGAGGTGCAGCGCCCGCAGCCTGTGCAGTGTTCCACCATGAAACGCAGTTCTTCGAGCAGGCTGTTTTCAATTCTGCCTTTTGTGGCTTGCGTGTAATAAATGGCCTCGGTAATGGCTCCCAAAATCATATTTTTATTGCGCGGGTGATACTGGTAGGAGCGTTCGGGGTAAACCATAGGGCATACCTGCTTGCATTTTCCGCAGCGTGTGCAGGCTTGCACCGTGCTTAACAGCTCGATGAAACGTTCCTTGTCGGCAAGTCCGCTTTCCTTGATATCTTCAATCAAACGGTTGAAAGAGAATGTGAAAGGCCGTACGGGCAATTCCTGCTGGACGAGTTTTCCCGGATTTAAAATTTCCCTCGGGTCGACACGTTCTTTGAACGCGCGCAGTGTCTTGATTTTACTGCGTTCCAGGAAGCTGATTTTTGTAATGCCTATTCCGTGCTCTCCGGAAACGGCTCCGCCCATTTTTTTCGCCATTTCCATAACCCTGAGAACCGCTTCTTCCGCATTTTCCATCATGTGCGGGTCGTTGGAGTTGACAGGGATATTCACGTGACAGTTGCCGTCGCCCGCGTGCATGTGGCTTGCGATGATGATGCGGCTTTTCCGCATGTACTGGGAAATGGCTTGGATTTTTTCACGAAGACGCGGATAGGCTTCTCCCATGGAGTCGATGAAAAGGGTCGCCCGCATGGTGAGTTCGTCGTCGCTGATTTCAATTTCACCGTTTTCAATGTCTATGTTTTCTGCGCCCGCAATTTTGGAGGCATAGGAAAATTCTTTGTTAAATTCCGTATCCTGCATGGGGAAACCCTGCAGGCGCCCTATTTCCTGCAAGGCATAGCGATAGGCTTTGCCCGCCATTTCAAGATTTAATAATTCCAAGAAATGGGCGAAATCAGGAATTTTAGGCATAGGAATAACAACGTCCTCGTTCATTTTAAATCCGGAGGTACGTTTTGCGATTGCGGACAGTTTATGCCTGTCCTCCCAAAAGAGTTCGCTTTCTTTCTTGTCTTTGGCAAGGGCCGCATAAATATATTTGTTGTCGCCGACAAGGGCGAGGATTTCTTTCACGCTTTCATCGAGAAGCACTTCGTCGTTGCCGTCGACCTGCACGATGATGACGGAAATGGGATCGCCCTCGTTCCTGGGTGATTTTCTTTTATATTCAATGGCTTGTACGTATTTGACGTTAAATTCCTCAAGGGCGGAAACACGTACGTAGTCGCCCTCGTTGCGTATTCTGTTCCTTAGTTCCACGATTTTATTGATAAGTTCCGCGGCAGGCTTCATGCTCCGTCCGAAAAATTCAAGGGCGAGGACACGCGAATATTTAGGCTGGTCATGCAGGGTGAAAACAGCGTCGATAATCAATCCGTCAACGCCTTCTTTCTGCATGCCGGGCAAGCCGCCAAGCACCTTGTTGGTAACGTCCTTGCCAAGTCCGGGCAGGCGTATTTCGTCGCCTCTCAATTCAACGACGCTGCGAAGACCGCCTGTGTCGTCATCACGGACTTCAAAGGTTGCGGTTTCCGTTTCCAAAATCTTGTGGCGGGGGTGGCAGACCCTTTCAATGCGGATGAGTTCGCCCGTGGGGGTGACCATGCGCCAGGAGAGGAGGTTGTCAAGGGTTGTGCCGTATTCGAAACAAAACGGACCGCCGGAGTTTTCCGCAATGTTTCCGCCGATGGAAGAAGCTGTTTTCGAGGCTGGGTCAACCGTAAAGAGGAGTTTGTATTCGGCGGCTTTGTCAATGGCGTCCTGGGTGATGACTCCCGCTTCGCAGAGCATGGTTTTATTTTGCACATCGACTTCCGTTTTGGTGAGGCGTGTCATGTTGACAATAACGCTGCGCTTGCGGGCAGGCACGGTGCCGCCGGTCATGCCGGAACCGCCGCCTCTTGGAATGAGGGCGAATTTCATTTCATTGGCAAGCCGCACCAATTGGATGATATGTTCGATATTGTCGGGTTCGACCACTAAAAGAGGCAGTTCCATGCGAAGGTCGGTTGCGTCCGTGCTTGTTTCGACAAGCGCTCCCGGGCGCGTAATCACGCATTCCTTCGGCATGAATTCATATAAGCGTTCCACAAGTTCATGGCGGAAACTCACTTCCGCATCGTGGGCGCTCCAAAACATGGTCATGCCTTCACTTATCGCCGTTGCGTAAACATGGGCGAGGGCATGGGATTCCCGTTCAAAGCGTTCTTCAACGCTTGCCTTTACGGTTTGGGCTGAAATGAAAGGGTTATAGGCGACAAGGAACAATTCTTCGGCGATTTGGCTTGCAAGTTGCTGCACGGCGGTAGGCCAGCTTTCAAATTCATCGAGATTTATCCGTAAAATGCGGTTTACCACGGAAGCTGCGGAGATAGAAATGTGCGGTCCTTTATGAGCCATGAAATACTCCTTGTCGTGTATTTGCAGTACATTACAATAACATATTGTTATGCGGCATGTTTTTTAGCGCGCTTTGCTCAGGCGCGTGCTTATGTTGCTGCGTACCCATTTAGGGTCGATCCATTCCTTAGGCTGAACGGCGATTCCTCCCAAATATATTCCGAAGTGCACATGATCGCCGACGGCAAGCCCCGTTGTGCCCGTCGTGCCGATGATTTGCCCTTTTTCAACGGTGTCGCCGACAGCGACAAACAGTTCCGTAAGGTGGGAATAAATGGAATTAAGTCCCATTCCGTGTTCAAGGATGACGAGGTTGCCGTAAATGCCGTTATAGCCGGCGAAAACAACGGTTCCATGATTTCCGGCAGGAACATTGTCTTTTGCGACAGAAGCGAAATCATAGCCCAAATGGACCTGCTTATCAATTTCTTTTTCACCGAGGTAATAGGTTCTTCTGTCGCCGAACTGGGCTTTCACGGCGGAACGGGGCAGAATTTTAAAATCATTTTCCCATTTCGGCTTAGGGCTTGTGTTTTTTGTGCAAACGTCGGAAATAAGCTGGTCGTTCTGCTTTCTGATATTGCCGTTTGCCTCTATGTAACGCTCAAGCGTTGTTTCTTTGCCGGGTGCGATTTTTTTTAATTCTTCCTCTTTCAATGTTAAAAAGGTTTCGGTGATTTTCACCTTGTCCGTAGGATAATTCCTGTTGACGGCATTGACGATTAAACGGCTTTCGGTGATGTTGCCCGCCGTGTCTTCCGCTATGATCTGCGGAAAATATTCGGAACTTGACAAAAATTCGGGAAAGGCGAAAAGGCAGGCATAGGTGTTTTCTTTTTGTTTGAAAGCGGGGAAAAAGATGTCGTTCACGAAAATACCCGTTTGGGTCAATTCTTCGGAGGCGGTATAAACAATCAGCGCCGTTCCTCCCCTGTGTATTGTGGGAGGCGTTGTTTCAACCGCGATGCGGGGGTGTTTGTTGTCCATGACGAGGGGAAGCTCGCGGGTGGTGCTGTTGCCTTTGTTGAAGCCGGCGAAAGACGCGTCATGTGTTGTGACGATGAGCGTGAACGCTCCCTCCGGAAGTTTCGCGTCTTCCAGCGTAAAGGCGTATTCTGTGGATTTTGGCGAATCCGCATAGTTTTTTTCATAAAGCTCTAAAGTTTTGCCTCCCCGTCTGACGGAAACCTTTATTTTTCTGATACCGGAAGTGTCGGCGGCGATGACTTTTATTTCTTTGCGCGGACCGATTTTTTGACCGAGTTCTTTATTGTCGACACTGAAGCTTATGCTCGGACCTTGTAAATCTTTCAGGAAGACATATCCGAAAAGTACAATCAATGTTAGGGAAATCAAGGCGATAATTGTACTTAGTTTTGATTTAAGCATGGGTGCTTTCTTCCTCCTCTTTCGGCAATAAGGAAAGTGCTATTTTTATGAAATCGGCTTCGGTGAGAATACCCACTAAAATATCGCCCACGACAACGGGCAGGCAGCCGTATTTTAATTTCAAGAGTAAATTTCCCGCTTCAGCGATGGAAAGATCGGGCGCTGCGCAGACAATATCCGTTTGCATGATGTCTTTGACCAGAATGGCTTGGTTGATTTCTGTTTTGGTTTGTTCGTCAATGTCAGCCAACTGCGAAATGGTGTGATTGAGCAAATCCCTGTGCGTGACAAGTCCGCAGAAACGTCCGTCGGAATTGACAACAGGTGCATGGCGGATTTGGGCGCCTTCCATGAGTTGTTTCACGTCGTGCAAAGAGTCCGTAGGCTTAATAGTGTAGACACTATCCGTCATATAATTCTGGACTGATAACATAAGCCCCCCTTTGTTATAGGTTATTATCGGTGCCGGATATTCATTTTAATTTACTCTGTAAAGAGGCACTTCGTCAAGAAAAGCCCCGGAATAATTTTTAAGAAACTGAAACCGCAGGCTGCACAAACCGTATGGGAAAGAATGAAAAAAACGGTACTTTTTTGTTTAATTATAAAAGTAAGAGAGGATGATTAATTTGCTGTCTTATTTTTACCAATAATATTTGATCCGTTATTTTTTTAGTTATTCTGTTTGTTTTTCGTGAGTTAAGAATTTTTTATTGCATATAGAGTGAAATTCTTATGAAAAAAAGAGTTCAGGCATGATCCTTAAGGGCTGAATAGCCATAACCAATCAGCATAATTTTGATTTTTAAATAATTATTTCAATAAGCTTTGTCAAGTAGACTTGCGTAAGATTTAAAATATGTTCATTTGAGCGAGAGCATTTATTTTTGTGAAACTTTCCTACGCGCGGATGAAAATGTTTTCCGGCAGAGGGGGAAGTTCGGGGTCCTCGCTGAAGCGGATGTA
This window encodes:
- a CDS encoding CBS domain-containing protein, with amino-acid sequence MLSVQNYMTDSVYTIKPTDSLHDVKQLMEGAQIRHAPVVNSDGRFCGLVTHRDLLNHTISQLADIDEQTKTEINQAILVKDIMQTDIVCAAPDLSIAEAGNLLLKLKYGCLPVVVGDILVGILTEADFIKIALSLLPKEEEESTHA
- a CDS encoding sulfatase-like hydrolase/transferase; amino-acid sequence: MAKHSTKLMLFFSGTAVIFLSGLCCWFTRTFGKVHITQILWHIEKAGTIKGFDEIVIIDLIKWLCICSALCVCWFSAVYGSAVFSRLCGRKAVNRTSAKADAFLWACVLLAGLFLGYDTFNTFSLYDLVKMKSIRYSEENDFILNNYQVPKRADVVFEKKNNLVIILMESFGTKLCVSEKEKTAYIPKLQSLYPKYQHHEALVSCHATTYTIGALTAWFFGVPLKLPLGIKKNTYGEDSFLPNARSVFDIMAENAYACYLFMGSTAEFAGTDSLFRRGNFTVYDKNYYSQSNKIDENNRSVWGVYDFFLYDELYEKYLELRENEEPFVLFLQTIDTHFPGYCPKDKEKYGDIRDSWVQADRLLYDFMKKMERFLETDNVNILIFGDHLPMGEFSAVNARGTLFNLFAGRAMPEIPKSKLTQPVNPMDIAPTILQAAGAKWNNDRFGLGVSIFSEEESFSQKEGKENLDEKLLYYSKFYDSFF
- a CDS encoding M23 family metallopeptidase produces the protein MLKSKLSTIIALISLTLIVLFGYVFLKDLQGPSISFSVDNKELGQKIGPRKEIKVIAADTSGIRKIKVSVRRGGKTLELYEKNYADSPKSTEYAFTLEDAKLPEGAFTLIVTTHDASFAGFNKGNSTTRELPLVMDNKHPRIAVETTPPTIHRGGTALIVYTASEELTQTGIFVNDIFFPAFKQKENTYACLFAFPEFLSSSEYFPQIIAEDTAGNITESRLIVNAVNRNYPTDKVKITETFLTLKEEELKKIAPGKETTLERYIEANGNIRKQNDQLISDVCTKNTSPKPKWENDFKILPRSAVKAQFGDRRTYYLGEKEIDKQVHLGYDFASVAKDNVPAGNHGTVVFAGYNGIYGNLVILEHGMGLNSIYSHLTELFVAVGDTVEKGQIIGTTGTTGLAVGDHVHFGIYLGGIAVQPKEWIDPKWVRSNISTRLSKAR
- a CDS encoding single-stranded DNA-binding protein, encoding MSELDTLLSKAVAETKQLEQGEVFYVRDLFKGYKWNRIPRKTRIMLGTLFLNYVKSNSCGIKPDENSTAGQQRYIVG
- a CDS encoding FAD-binding and (Fe-S)-binding domain-containing protein — protein: MAHKGPHISISAASVVNRILRINLDEFESWPTAVQQLASQIAEELFLVAYNPFISAQTVKASVEERFERESHALAHVYATAISEGMTMFWSAHDAEVSFRHELVERLYEFMPKECVITRPGALVETSTDATDLRMELPLLVVEPDNIEHIIQLVRLANEMKFALIPRGGGSGMTGGTVPARKRSVIVNMTRLTKTEVDVQNKTMLCEAGVITQDAIDKAAEYKLLFTVDPASKTASSIGGNIAENSGGPFCFEYGTTLDNLLSWRMVTPTGELIRIERVCHPRHKILETETATFEVRDDDTGGLRSVVELRGDEIRLPGLGKDVTNKVLGGLPGMQKEGVDGLIIDAVFTLHDQPKYSRVLALEFFGRSMKPAAELINKIVELRNRIRNEGDYVRVSALEEFNVKYVQAIEYKRKSPRNEGDPISVIIVQVDGNDEVLLDESVKEILALVGDNKYIYAALAKDKKESELFWEDRHKLSAIAKRTSGFKMNEDVVIPMPKIPDFAHFLELLNLEMAGKAYRYALQEIGRLQGFPMQDTEFNKEFSYASKIAGAENIDIENGEIEISDDELTMRATLFIDSMGEAYPRLREKIQAISQYMRKSRIIIASHMHAGDGNCHVNIPVNSNDPHMMENAEEAVLRVMEMAKKMGGAVSGEHGIGITKISFLERSKIKTLRAFKERVDPREILNPGKLVQQELPVRPFTFSFNRLIEDIKESGLADKERFIELLSTVQACTRCGKCKQVCPMVYPERSYQYHPRNKNMILGAITEAIYYTQATKGRIENSLLEELRFMVEHCTGCGRCTSVCPVKIESAKVALAMLAFLKEEGMGGHPIKSSVLNWLSANPQSRIPTMAKAAAVGQKVGNTVLGFVPKMWRDRFESPLFSGKGPNLGLHSMYNELGLEKGGYFVPKERYEALRQSQNGIEAVLYFPGCGGSLFYRKIGLATLNLLTQANIPVIVPEQHLCCGYPLLSSGADGNYRENLAKNQEYLSNLIRAAEARGLHVRHLVTACGSCRDSLQRYGLTDAQGNLLIQKDFIQLISEQEHSLCVDAKKDVLYHASCHPEWSGIKAVKGGVMAARAIEKISGSNLTLSPGCCGESGTGAYSSPGIYNALRERKKNRLINLLPNYMEDVPIIVGCPSCKIGISRTLIKIKEDGYTELAKHPVLHSAEWLSELLFGEQWLQNFKKEAAKIDSDTGFRIIEKQK